One Solanum pennellii chromosome 9, SPENNV200 DNA segment encodes these proteins:
- the LOC107029910 gene encoding uncharacterized protein LOC107029910, giving the protein MNPIDDKKETVTFRAVSHDEEGKTKITKLETNTHNIETLKHMEKKLVDKGVHRKDRRPIDGIPLNKLSKSGHGGKFTWEGPRDAMEYELDDDLPVAIDENDPNYVDEEEEGRLLRGEVSGVEGLVVGEIDVAKVVDEGVARVDVVDRVLQENM; this is encoded by the coding sequence atgaatccCATAGATGATAAGAAGGAAACAGTAACATTTAGAGCAGTAAGTCATGATGAAGAAGGCAAAACAAAGATAACTAAGCTTGAGACTAACACACATAACATAGAAACCCTAAAACACATGGAAAAAAAACTCGTAGACAAAGGTGTACATAGAAAAGATCGTCGTCCGATAGATGGAATACCGTTAAATAAACTATCGAAATCGGGACATGGTGGGAAATTCACGTGGGAAGGACCGCGAGACGCGATGGAATATGAACTCGACGATGATTTACCCGTGGCTATAGACGAGAACGATCCGAATTATGTTGACGAAGAGGAGGAAGGGAGGTTGTTGAGAGGTGAAGTGAGTGGAGTTGAAGGTTTAGTTGTTGGAGAAATTGATGTTGCTAAAGTTGTTGATGAAGGTGTAGCTAGGGTTGATGTTGTTGATCGTGTTTTACAAGAAAATATGTGA